The sequence below is a genomic window from Methanobacterium sp. Maddingley MBC34.
TACTTGTTGGTACCGTAGGCGCTGATGAAACAGATGTGGTTAGCGTTGATGTTGATCTTTTTGATCTGGACTGGTTTGGTTTCCCCTGCCTTGAACTCCTTTTCTTCAGCGGCAATAATTGCCCTGACTTTCCCGGAGACATTACCCATCTCAAAGTCAATGGCTGGTTTGGCATGTTTTTTTTGCTCTTTTTTAACCTGATCCAGTCGGGTTATTATTCTAACCATTAAAGGGCCTCCTCAGCTTCTTCCATGGTCTTCTTGATCATCTTCAAGCGCACGAAGTTCTCTCTTTCCATTTCTTCCAGGCGCATTTCAATGTACTTGACGGTGTTCTCTATCCTGGGAATTATGATGTGTTCAAGGGCGTTCACACGCCTTTTGGTTGATTCAATCTCACCAGCCAGTAACATGATGGTCTTTTCGATCTCTC
It includes:
- a CDS encoding hypothetical protein (PFAM: Domain of unknown function DUF22); this translates as MVRIITRLDQVKKEQKKHAKPAIDFEMGNVSGKVRAIIAAEEKEFKAGETKPVQIKKININANHICFISAYGTNKYGHTMAVGEETYLPISMERTADHALFAAALDYQVEKDDLLGILILLPVELNF